In Fibrobacter sp. UWH4, the following proteins share a genomic window:
- a CDS encoding LEPR-XLL domain-containing protein has product MNNFKIEQLEPRLMMNFAV; this is encoded by the coding sequence ATGAACAATTTCAAAATTGAACAGCTCGAACCTCGTCTGATGATGAATTTTGCGGTATAA